In the genome of Vibrio ziniensis, the window ATGGCAGGCACCTATGTGATGGTTGATGGATTAACCACGGTTTATGAAGGTATTCGTCTGGCCAAAAAGCATCAGGTGAAAGCTCTGATCGTCGATAAGCGCCATGAAGATGATGAGTATGGAATTGTGTTGATGAATGACATCGCAAAGAAAGTCTTGGCAAAGAATCGCTCGCCGAAAAGAACCAATATTTATGAAATTATGACCAAACCAGCG includes:
- a CDS encoding CBS domain-containing protein — its product is MNREDKIRVRDVMAGTYVMVDGLTTVYEGIRLAKKHQVKALIVDKRHEDDEYGIVLMNDIAKKVLAKNRSPKRTNIYEIMTKPALSVSPDMNVKYCARLFERFGISRAPVIDCGKVIGMVSYNNIVVNGMARDDD